The DNA region TGCTTCCGCTGTCATAAAGAAGACGGCGTTGCAGAATAGAGGTATGAATGGAGGTTGTTGACGCAATGGAATGTCCAGAATGCCAATCTACTCATATCCGTAAGAATGGAAAGAAAAAAGGCAAACAGAATCACATCTGTGTAGATTGCGGTCGTCAGTTTATCGACCGCTACAGCCAGCTCGGCTACTCAAATGCCTTCAAACGTGAATGCCTCAAAATGTATGCCCACGGTATGGGCTTTCGAGCCATTGAACGGGTGAAAGGAGTGCACCACACTACCGTAATCACTTGGGTCAAAGAAGTCGCTGAATTGCTACCTGATGCTTATGCACCTGAGCAGGTGCCTCAGGTTGGCGAACTCGATGAACTTCAAACATTCGTCGGTGCTAAAAAAATAAGGTCTGGCTCTGGACTGCCGTAGACCACTTCCAACCAGGTATTCTCGCTTGGACTGTTGGTGACAGAAGTGCAGAGACATTCAAACCATTATGGGCAATGGTTAGTCTCTGGAGATGCTTCTTCTACATCACAGATGGCTGGCATGTTTATCCCATGTTTGTACCCGATGGTGACCAGATTATCAGTAAGACCTACATGACTCGTGTCGAAGGAGAGAACACTCGATTGCGGCATTATCTCGCTCGACTCCATCGAAAGACCTTATGTTATTCCAAGTCTTTAGAGATGTTAAAGCATTCGATTCGATTGCTGATTCATTATCTCAAGTTCTGGGATGTTCCTGTACCTTGACCTTCATGGATTCATACCTCTATAGCAGCGAAGGAGAAGGTTAGGACATAGAACAGAAGGCTATTCTGATGGCATCGAACAAATCCTCAGTCTTCTTGATGAGCTTACTTACCTCCTTCTTTAACCTCCCCCAAAACTTCTCTATCTTGTTCAGGTGTGGTGAGTAGGGTGGCAAAAATATCACTTCACATCCTGCCTTCGCCACCAATGTTTGTATTCTTTCCTTTGGATGAACACTGGCATTATCCAGAATAATAATTTGACCCGGAATCAACTCTGGCACTAAGCAATCCTCTACCCATTGGCAAACTAAGGCGCTGTTGGCATAGCCCTCAAATACCATCGGTGCTATCTGCTCTCCCTCTCGCCATCCTCCAATCACGCTAACTCGTTCTGTACGATGACCTAACTTCTCTGCGATAAACCTCTCTGACTTATGGCAGTAGCCATACCCATAATCTAAGGTATTATCAAATCCACTTTCATCGATATATACGAGTCGTTCTTGGCCATACTGCTTCAGTTGTGCCACAAATGCTTTTTCTAATTCTTTATCTCTCTCTTGATATCGATAGGTCTTTTTTTCGAGTAAATTCAATTTTCCGTAGAGCTTCACGTCTGGATGCATCACTAATAGACTCTGGCCATTTCTCCGCCATTTCCTTCTGGGTTAGATGCCCATATTTCTCTGCAAAAGCACGAAAAGCATCTAGATCATTAATCTTCGGTTGAGGGCCTCGACGGTAATCTGTCTTCGGAGCGACTGAACCGATTTTCTCTCGTCGTTTCAGCCACAGGTCTAGCGTATTTCGGCTAATACCAAAGAAGCGACAGATATCACTTTTTCGTTCACCTTTATCGAAGGCGGCAACAGCTTTTAGGCGTAAATCAAGACTATGGGGAGCAGGCATGGCATCTATGTTTATTGCTTCTATCCTATTCTGTCTTAACCCACTCCTTGCCTGCTATATTCTGCAATGCCAAGAAGACATCTGGCTATTTCAAACCTATAGTGGCTTGGAGGCGATCGCCGAACTCCCAGCCCTTGACATTGACGCACCATTAACCGAGATTTACGAGAGCATTACTTTTCCTGCCAAAACTGAAGACGTAATAACAGATGACCACAGCGACGCTGCCCCGCATTAAATTTCTCAAAGAACCAACTTCTCCTGAGTGGATTGAATTGGCATTAAATAATCTCGATGAAGTGATGCTCGACCATTCCCATTGCGAGCGGAAGGCTGCCAGTGTCGCCATTAATATGATGTTTCGCTATCCATCATCGACAGAGTTGGTGCGAGAACTGACGGCGATCGCCAAAGAAGAATTAGAACATTTTGAGCTGGTAAATCAATGGCTCGAACGCAAAAATATCCCCCTTGCCCCCCTGAATGCACCGCCCTATGGCAGCAAATTGCATAAACTGATCCGACCCCAAGAACCAGACCGGATGCTTGACTCTTTACTAATCTCCGCTTTAATTGAGGCACGTTCCCACGAAAGACTTGGTCTAATAGGTGAACATTGCCCAGAGCCAGAACTTGCGGCGTTTTATCGAGGACTGATGGCATCCGAGGCTAGACATTATGGTGCTTATTGGGTGCTCGCGACCATTTATTACGACACCGATTTGGTTAATGAACGGCTAGAAGAGTTGGCGATCGCCGAGAGTGAAATCCTATCTACACTTCACCCAGAACCCCGTATCCATAGCTAATTAAGCCCTTGTCTTTCTCCAACTCTGCCAATAATCCGGAATAGCCTTGTCAAGAAATATAAATAAAATCTAAATTCCCTTAAGCATAATTACATTTTTGTATTTCACAGAGCAGACTAGTCAGTGTCGGGATCTCTTGACTCAGATTTGGTGCAAGATTCAGGCTACTTGCAAAGCAGTTGAGATTCTCAATTCCGTACCTCTGGCAATAATGTCGTGTTGAACTCTTTTAATGCAGCTTTAGGGATTACCTCAGTCATTGAGGAGCAGTTCCTCACCGGGAATCTAGATATGACTTTGGCGATCGCCCTAGAAAAGATGGTGCGTCAACGAGATCATTGCGATCTGAGCGACCACGGTGCCATTGTCTTCCGCGCCCCAAATTGCTTAGTCGTTGAACAAGACGACAAACTCTGCGGCATTTTTACAGAAAAAGACCTCATTCGACTCATTGCAGAAGGCGAAGAGCTAAAAAACCTGACCCTCGGCGAAGCAATTCAGATTCCTGCTATCTCTATCCGCTGTACTCCTGACGAAGATATTTTTACGGCGCTCAATTTACTGACGCATCACCATCTCAAGCATTTACCTGTCGTCGATGAGCAAGATCGTCCCCTTGGCGTAATCACATATGACAGTCTGCGCAAAGTTTTACCGCCAGTAAGTCTTTTGACCAAACTGCATTGCGTAGCAGATGTGATGGTCAAAACGGTTGTCACGGCTGAAACCGAAACATCATTACTTGATCTCACAAAATTAATGGCAACCCATCAAGTCGGTTGTGTAGTTATTTGTGAAAACATTGGCGATCGCCCCCAACCTATCGGCATTGTTACCGAAAGAGACATCGTTCAGTTTCAGAGCTTAGACCTCAATCTACAAGCCACAAAAGCAGGCGAGGTGATGAGTAGTCCGCTCTTTACCCTCTCCCCAAAAACGTCTCTTTGGGAAGCCCACCAAACCATGAATCGGCAATGGGTGCGTCGTCTGGTGGTGGTGGGTGACACCGGCGAAATGCTTGGTCTCCTGTCCCAAACCAGTTTTTTCCAAGTGCTGCGACCTAACGAGATGTCCCATATGATCGACCTCTTGCAGGAAATGGTCGATGAGCAAACTGAAGAATTATCCAAGAAAAATCAGCAGTTAGAGCTGGAAATTCAAGAACGCCAACATGCAGAAGAACAATTACAAGTGGCCCATGATCACCTAAAAACAGTAGTTAAAGAACGCACTCAGCAACTCCATGAAGCCAATGCCAAACTTCAAGAAGACCTTGCCCACCGGGAACGGATGACCGCAGAACTAGAGCAGGCTTTGCAAGATTTGCAGCATACACAGTTACAACTCATTCAAACTGAAAAAATGTCGGGTTTAGGGCAGCTGGTGGCTGGTATTACTCACGAGATTAATAACCCCATTAACTTTATCTATGGCAACTTGCAGCATGCGCGGGGGTATGTGGAGCAGGTTTTAGATATTTTGAGTTTGTATGAAAAGTATTATCCGCATCCTCCCCAGGAAATTCGTCAGCAGCGCGAAGCTGTCGATCTCGAATTTTTGGAGGACGATATTATGCAATTAGTCTCCTCTATGCACACAGGGGTTGACCGGATTCGGAATCTGTTGATGTCGCTCCAAACTTTTTCGCGTCTGGATGAATCGGAATTAAAAATGGCGGATATCCATGATGGTCTTGATAGCACTTTGCTCTTGATTCAAAATCGATTGCAAGCACACCATGATTTCCACAAGATTCAGGTGATTCGTCAGTATGAGACTATCCCAAAGATTGAATGCTATCCCAGTCAACTGAATCAAGTCTTTTTTAATTTGCTGTTAAATGCGATTGATGCTGTAAATGAAGCGCAGAAGAAATATCCTCAACAATCCCAGCCATCGCGCCCAATGTTGGTTTCTGCCTCAACACCATCGACTCCGGCTCTCCAAGATGATTTTTATCGCAAGCCTCAAATTAAGATCTCGACCAATATTTCTCCGGAAGGCGATCGCCTCATTATCAAAATCAAAGATAATGGCCTCGGCATTCCGGGAGATATCCAATCGAAGCTATTTGACCCCTTCTTTACGACGAAGCCTGTTGGTCAAGGGACAGGGCTTGGTCTATCGATTAGTTATCAGATTATTGTCCAAAACCACGGCGGTAACTTGACTTGCAACTCCACTCCTGATGAAGGCACCGAGTTTGAGATTACCTTACCTGTTAGTTCGGTGGCGATCGCCGCTTAATATTTGCTGCTTAATTTGAGAAAAAGCATTCAGTAATGGGTGGTGTGAGGAGGGCTATGGTTTCTTCTCTACTGTTTTGCGAGGCTGCTATTGGGGGCGATCACACCCTAGAAGCATTACAGCATTATGGCCTAGATTGAATCTTTGTCGGTGAATTCACTCTGTATCGTGCTGACTTACAGAGCTATTTGGATAACACAATCGATTTGCGAAATCAAAATACCTAGTTATATCAATTGTAAAAAATAAAGGATTGTATTTGGCTCTCTTAGGTATACAAAAAGAGGATTTAAAGTTTTTATCCAAAAGAAAGTTTTCGGGAATGAATTATTTTACATGAACAAAAAGGCTTGCATCTTGAAATACATATAATCGATATTTTGATTTTAAGAAGTGATGAAAATATTAGTCTAGATTTTGAAAAATACGTAGTTTTTTTTGCGTAAGTATTTTAGAGTTTGATGTTTGTTTGACTCGGATAAACCACTTATGTGTCTCCTGTAATCCTTTAAAAACAAAGATTTCATCGGTTACTAAGTATTTTGGGACAAGCTGGCTTGAGATAGGTTGCGTGAAAATACTTGATTTCTTCTGCGTTTTTAAAGTTGCCAAAAAGATTGATGTAAAAGCTCCGATTTTATGCGCACAAAATATTTTTTGTGGTTTGATTATAGTAATTGTCTACGGTTATAAAAAAAACGACCGTTTGGTTTTTGATTAATATCCTATCTTTCTCTTTTAGGAGACACATGAATATGTTTCAACATAAGCTTAGTTTAGGGGTCGCAGCAGCTACGGTTATGGGAGTATCCATGGTCTCTGTAACGCCCGCTCAGGCTCTCACCCTTGAAGGTGACGACAAAATCGACATCCTTGGTACTCTCGAAGTCACAAATGGTGGTGGCGGAAATTATGATTTTGACTTTTGGGAATTTGGCACATCTGGACAAGAGGGCCTTAGTGCCACTGGTACTGCAGGTAAGTTTCAGCTAGGTGACTTTGTTGGTATCAGCGATATTTCTTTGCCCGATGCAGATGCTTTCGGCACTGCACCTTTAGATGATTTCATCACCGATATTCTTTTGGCTGATGGTTCTATTGCAGACTTTGATGTAAGTTCTGTCGCTTTTTCTGCCCGTGAAGTGGGTGCTGATACAATTTTTGATCTCGTGTTCGATGGCTTCATCGAAACAAGCACTGGTCAAACTGCGGCTGCGCTTGGCTCCTTCAGTAGCCAAATCGGTACTAGTTTTATCGTTGAGGATGGTTCAAACAATACTGCAACCTTCTCCGGCACACTTCGTGTGAAGCGTGAAGATGAAATCACTGAGGTTCCTACACCAGCAGCAATCTTACCGACACTGTTCGGTCTCGGTGGTTTGGCTGCTAAGCGTAAGAAGCGCGATGATGCTTAATTCGGCGACTCAGTAACTATAAAAAATCAATCTTTTCTCCATGTATGGCGTTTCTAACCTCCGGGTTCTAGAGACGCTTTTTTGTTGAATGAATTTTTGATTGGTATGGCCGATGAAGGCTCTCACCTTTTTTATGGCCGAATTGCAGGCGATCGCCGACGCATTAAGACCCAACCAATCGCAAGCCAAAAGATGAGTAGACCACTGGTAATCAGTAAAGTTGTCGTTAAACCGAGACGGGCAATCAATGCAGGAGCTGCTGCGGTAAAGAGACCACCACCCACAATTGGCTCGAAAAAGAGTTGTTTATACGCAAAACTTTCAAAGGCACCAGAACGATTATCTGGGTCAACCATGCGGAGTAATAAGATGCCTGTTGCTGTGACACCCATCGATTGACCGAGGTCGCCAATACCCTTTTCAAACCAATGGTCGGGAAAAATTTTAGGCGCATAAAATAAAAAGAACGTCACATTCCACAGGATCCCTACGACGCTCAGAGTCAAGAAGATCCCTAAATTTCCACCAATGACTTTTAGGGAAATTGAGGCAAGGGCTGTCACGACAACGACGTCTAGAGCCATTCCCGCAATATTTTTGGTGAGTTCAGGGATGATTAAAGCATCTAAATCTAAGCGCACCATAATCATCTGCACAATAATGCCACCAACCAAGGCCATTGGAAATAGCGGTACATAGCTCATCATCGTGAAACCACTCAATCCCCAAGTGACCGATTCCAATAACACCAGACCTTTCAAAATGAGCCAACCGATAATAATGGCAATACCCACAAAACCGAAGTTAAGCGATAGGGGATCAATCAACAATCCTTGGGTGAGTTGACGTCGTTTTTCCCTCACTGCTGGATTATTGCTATGGGAGAGTTCAGGCAGGTCATCGGGCTGTTCTACATTTTTTTCTGCTGCTGCCACATAACCCTTTTTACGTCCCCATTCAGCTAACAATGTGCCCGTGATAATCCCTGAAACAATACCCACTGTGGCGAGGCCTAGGGCAAGATCAGCACCTTCTTCAAAGCCCAACTCAATAAAAGTATCAGCCATCCCTCCGGCCGTACCATGGCCGCCTTCGAAGGCAATTTCGATTAGTGAGCCAGCAATAGGATTTGCGTCAAAGACAGGGATTAAAATCAGCAAAGTCGCTAAAATTCCGATCACATATTGACCCCACGCAAGGGTTTGCCCAAAGACCACTTGGGGAGCTGCCCGTCGCCAAATTTGCTTGGGGCTGGGGATTACTTCGCCCAGGAATAAAGCAGCAAAAACAATATTGATAAATACTCCCGGAGACTGAGACCAGATGGTACGGATAGCTTCTGGGAAAAGACCGTCACCCAATAATGTTCCTTCTCCAGAAACTGAGGTGGCGATCGCCCCGAGAACTTGAGGGCCAAGCAATAATGCTAATACTCCTGCGACAATCGATTCCGGTAGATAAAGGCGGCGAATCCAACCAATCTTTTGTTTGATTAGACGCCCCGCTAAAACGAGTAAGGCAATCCAGACAAAAGCAAAGAAAACATCTTTTAAGGTGAACATCGCGATAGCTTTTCCTCAGTGGAGCAAGAATTAAGTGATATTTGTTATTTCGTTGGTGGGGTCAGAGCGACTAGTTTCTGGCGTTTATTTCGTAGGGTAATGACCTGAGCTTCCTTGCCTTCCCGAGCCACACGGATCAATAGAGCAGCGGAGATTAAGCTTGAAATTACCGAACTACCGCCATAACTAAACATCGGTAAAGGCAATCCGGTCGTCGGCAAAACACCAGTGGTAACGCCAATATTTAAAATCGATTGGCCAACCAACATAAAGGTGACGCCAATGGCAATTAATCGTCGATCTAAATGCTGGCAACGGAGAGCGACATAGGTGCCGAGACTGGCGTAGGTGAGGAGCAATAGTAAAAAACAAATGCAGCCAATCAACCCAAACTCTTCGGCGAAAATCGCAAAGATAAAATCAGTGTCCTGAAAAGGTAGGTAAAAAAGTTTTTGTTGGGATAAACCAAAGCCTTCTCCCCAAACTCCCCCAGAACTAATAGCTAAGAGACTTTGCACCAGCTGGTAACCATCACCGCGAGCATCCGCAAAGGGATTCAGAAAAAACATCAGGCGTCGGCGCTGGTATTCATGGACGCTAATACTGGCGATCGCCGTTGCTAACCCTAACCCTGCTGTACCGCCGAGCTGCAGCCAAGATAAACCCGCTGCCACCGCAATAAACCATAGCGTTAGGCCACAAAGAGCTGTTGTACTTAAGTTTGGCTGAATCAAAATGCAACCGAGGATTCCGGCAAACACACCGATCCATTTCCAGCGCACATGCCACATGAGTTTACGCCATCGCCCAAAAACCTGAGCTGCTTGCAAAATCAAGAATGGCTTTGCTAATTCTGATGGCTGGATTCGAATTGGCCCTACCCCAAGCCAACGGGTTGCGCCATTCACCTCAATACCAATGCCGGGGATCAAGGTAAGAATAATCAGACCCCAAAACAGAAAGAGCAACCAGCCTGATAATTTATTGAGCGATTTCAGGGGCGATCGCACAATGACATTAAAAAAGAAGAGACCAATAAAAATCCAAATTAGCTGACGTTTGACGAAATAAAAACCATCCCCTTGCCGGAGATCTGCCACTGGATATGAGGCAGAAAACATGGCCACAAGACCAATGCAGAGCCAGAGAAATGTTAACCAACGGATTAACCTTGCCTCCAATGCCCAATGTTTAACTTCAGAATCGAGAAATGGCAGAAAATATCTCAGCACAACCGCAGCACTAAATTTAAATGATTAAGAAAAATCCCTCACTATTATGACAAGAAGCGAGGGGAACACTAAATAATTACAGATTTTCTCTTTCGGAAATGATGTTAAGACCTGTCGTTAAGCTTCCTAGAAACACCTGCGTAAAACAGTACTAAATGACAACTTTGTTTCAGCACTTAATCTTCAACATCAAGTCGCGCCACGGTAATCGCACTAAATGCAAAAGCCATTACTAATGGCACTGGACAACGCCAAAAAATACTAAGAACAGCACAACCGAAGCTAAACAAAACGGCGGAACCCAGCCATTTTTTCTCATCAGCAGTTAATCCTTTTTCTGCCTTAATAAGCCGCAAAATTTCCATTGGAATTGGTTCTGGCATTACTGCATTTGGTGGAAATGCCCAGTAGAAGTTTGGTGAAACAGGAGTCGGTTCTGTCCAACCATTGCCGTCACACCATTCTTGTATCCACTCGTCGCAGTAATGCCTCATATGCTCTATTTCCTAAAATATTTCGACTGTTTAACTAAACTAAATTTGAATCTTCTTTTTGCTGTTTTAGCCTATGAGCTATGAACATTTTTCTGCTTAGTTAACTGCGATATTTTTCTCACTCTTAAACTAATGGATTTTATCGTATCAACTAAATTTAGTTCCCTGGCGAAGTATTCAAGAAAGTTCAAACAAACTCCGTGAGCACAAGTACTCATTCTCTACCGTTTCTCCAGATAATTATTTTGTTGTGTTAGAAAAATATTTGAGAAATGATCAAAGCAGAAAAAAGGGGATCATTGTTGCCATCTCTAATCCATAGATGATCTACCGAAAATCCCTACCCACTAGAAGCTCTGATTTTGCCAAATAGATTGATGCAAGAATGTTTGTAACGAAATATTGCAAGATCCCAGAAGATCTGTTACATTTATTTACAGAAAGCTCATCACAAGATTTTTTAAGAACAGTCTTTTCCAGTAGGCAATATGTTCTGTGCCATCTTGGCATTGAGTTTCTCCTCTCATACAGCAAGCTCAGGTAGACCAGTCTTTTAAGCTCAGGCTGGTTTTTTATTGGCTTTATATAAATGTGCTGAGAAAGTTGAGAGGCGATCGCCCACCCATGGTGCGGTTAAGTGGAGCAATATCGGTAGATCAACAAAAGCGATAGAGATTCGTGATGAAAACCCTGTTAAAAGAGAGCCTAGAAAATAATGCTCTTTTGAAGGGTGAGCCGCTATAATAACCGAGTTCTGCGACTTTTATCCCTTTTACGCTAAGCCCAAATACATGTCTGATTCCTCTTCTTCCACCCGTGACGAACTTCGTGCTGCTCGCCTAGAAAAGGTACAACAGCTTCAGGCGATCGCCATGAATCCCTATGCGTATAAATGGGAAGTCAGTCACCACACTGCAGAACTTCAAGACAAATATAAGGACATTGCAGCGGGCGAAGAAGTCGAAGATCATGTTTCCATTGCGGGACGGATTTTAGCGCGACGGGTTTTTGGCAAACTCGCATTCTTTAGCCTCCAAGATGAAACTGGCACAATTCAGCTCTATCTCGACAAAAAAC from [Leptolyngbya] sp. PCC 7376 includes:
- a CDS encoding sodium/glutamate symporter — encoded protein: MFTLKDVFFAFVWIALLVLAGRLIKQKIGWIRRLYLPESIVAGVLALLLGPQVLGAIATSVSGEGTLLGDGLFPEAIRTIWSQSPGVFINIVFAALFLGEVIPSPKQIWRRAAPQVVFGQTLAWGQYVIGILATLLILIPVFDANPIAGSLIEIAFEGGHGTAGGMADTFIELGFEEGADLALGLATVGIVSGIITGTLLAEWGRKKGYVAAAEKNVEQPDDLPELSHSNNPAVREKRRQLTQGLLIDPLSLNFGFVGIAIIIGWLILKGLVLLESVTWGLSGFTMMSYVPLFPMALVGGIIVQMIMVRLDLDALIIPELTKNIAGMALDVVVVTALASISLKVIGGNLGIFLTLSVVGILWNVTFFLFYAPKIFPDHWFEKGIGDLGQSMGVTATGILLLRMVDPDNRSGAFESFAYKQLFFEPIVGGGLFTAAAPALIARLGLTTTLLITSGLLIFWLAIGWVLMRRRSPAIRP
- a CDS encoding IS1 family transposase (programmed frameshift), with amino-acid sequence MECPECQSTHIRKNGKKKGKQNHICVDCGRQFIDRYSQLGYSNAFKRECLKMYAHGMGFRAIERVKGVHHTTVITWVKEVAELLPDAYAPEQVPQVGELDELQTFVGAKKNKVWLWTAVDHFQPGILAWTVGDRSAETFKPLWAMVSLWRCFFYITDGWHVYPMFVPDGDQIISKTYMTRVEGENTRLRHYLARLHRKTLCYSKSLEMLKHSIRLLIHYLKFWDVPVP
- a CDS encoding PTPA-CTERM sorting domain-containing protein, coding for MFQHKLSLGVAAATVMGVSMVSVTPAQALTLEGDDKIDILGTLEVTNGGGGNYDFDFWEFGTSGQEGLSATGTAGKFQLGDFVGISDISLPDADAFGTAPLDDFITDILLADGSIADFDVSSVAFSAREVGADTIFDLVFDGFIETSTGQTAAALGSFSSQIGTSFIVEDGSNNTATFSGTLRVKREDEITEVPTPAAILPTLFGLGGLAAKRKKRDDA
- a CDS encoding tRNA-(ms[2]io[6]A)-hydroxylase, with the protein product MTTATLPRIKFLKEPTSPEWIELALNNLDEVMLDHSHCERKAASVAINMMFRYPSSTELVRELTAIAKEELEHFELVNQWLERKNIPLAPLNAPPYGSKLHKLIRPQEPDRMLDSLLISALIEARSHERLGLIGEHCPEPELAAFYRGLMASEARHYGAYWVLATIYYDTDLVNERLEELAIAESEILSTLHPEPRIHS
- a CDS encoding CBS domain-containing protein, with the protein product MLNSFNAALGITSVIEEQFLTGNLDMTLAIALEKMVRQRDHCDLSDHGAIVFRAPNCLVVEQDDKLCGIFTEKDLIRLIAEGEELKNLTLGEAIQIPAISIRCTPDEDIFTALNLLTHHHLKHLPVVDEQDRPLGVITYDSLRKVLPPVSLLTKLHCVADVMVKTVVTAETETSLLDLTKLMATHQVGCVVICENIGDRPQPIGIVTERDIVQFQSLDLNLQATKAGEVMSSPLFTLSPKTSLWEAHQTMNRQWVRRLVVVGDTGEMLGLLSQTSFFQVLRPNEMSHMIDLLQEMVDEQTEELSKKNQQLELEIQERQHAEEQLQVAHDHLKTVVKERTQQLHEANAKLQEDLAHRERMTAELEQALQDLQHTQLQLIQTEKMSGLGQLVAGITHEINNPINFIYGNLQHARGYVEQVLDILSLYEKYYPHPPQEIRQQREAVDLEFLEDDIMQLVSSMHTGVDRIRNLLMSLQTFSRLDESELKMADIHDGLDSTLLLIQNRLQAHHDFHKIQVIRQYETIPKIECYPSQLNQVFFNLLLNAIDAVNEAQKKYPQQSQPSRPMLVSASTPSTPALQDDFYRKPQIKISTNISPEGDRLIIKIKDNGLGIPGDIQSKLFDPFFTTKPVGQGTGLGLSISYQIIVQNHGGNLTCNSTPDEGTEFEITLPVSSVAIAA
- a CDS encoding FtsW/RodA/SpoVE family cell cycle protein produces the protein MFSASYPVADLRQGDGFYFVKRQLIWIFIGLFFFNVIVRSPLKSLNKLSGWLLFLFWGLIILTLIPGIGIEVNGATRWLGVGPIRIQPSELAKPFLILQAAQVFGRWRKLMWHVRWKWIGVFAGILGCILIQPNLSTTALCGLTLWFIAVAAGLSWLQLGGTAGLGLATAIASISVHEYQRRRLMFFLNPFADARGDGYQLVQSLLAISSGGVWGEGFGLSQQKLFYLPFQDTDFIFAIFAEEFGLIGCICFLLLLLTYASLGTYVALRCQHLDRRLIAIGVTFMLVGQSILNIGVTTGVLPTTGLPLPMFSYGGSSVISSLISAALLIRVAREGKEAQVITLRNKRQKLVALTPPTK